One window of the Paenibacillus beijingensis genome contains the following:
- a CDS encoding ABC transporter substrate-binding protein, whose amino-acid sequence MRMKAVPFALGCTLVLSLLGGCGSSGNGSDKETGNTGATGNTEANSQQQQTDAPKETVKLKFFTGKVETVDLMNDLIKKFNAENPGIVVEQEYQKDASSVIKVKFASDDVPDITTVVEQDYIDQGKYLDLSNEPFWSRVLPAIKELSTDVKTGKQFRVATNVTMAGIFYNKKIFNELGLKEALTWDEFQSNLQTIKDKKPDVVPMFLAGRDSWTLGHLIEFMPHGVIKQNLGVNGSRQAFINNESDKLAFDAEGGSIDTFAKRLLDLNKAGLINADALTATYDNQKEAFATGKAAVISQGMWVLGDLLKINPDIANDIGFSPFPAIMDGTKPVVLSADDSRYAITSASKHPEEAKKFLEFLFKPENLQAYSEFLKSPPAFTDVTANWGPLKDQANAALQTGVNIPFTETPSGFSGDDAGKMVQELLAGKYTSIEFAKAYRKAWDKAWNATHK is encoded by the coding sequence ATGCGTATGAAAGCGGTTCCTTTTGCGCTTGGCTGCACGCTTGTTTTATCGCTGCTCGGGGGTTGCGGAAGTAGCGGGAACGGGTCGGACAAAGAAACGGGAAATACGGGGGCAACAGGCAATACGGAGGCGAACAGTCAGCAGCAGCAGACCGATGCGCCGAAAGAAACGGTGAAGCTGAAGTTTTTTACCGGAAAAGTCGAAACGGTAGACTTAATGAATGATCTGATCAAAAAGTTCAACGCGGAAAATCCGGGCATTGTCGTCGAGCAGGAATATCAGAAGGATGCGAGCAGCGTCATCAAAGTCAAATTCGCCTCGGACGATGTGCCGGACATTACGACGGTCGTCGAGCAGGATTACATCGATCAGGGCAAATATTTGGACCTTTCGAACGAACCGTTCTGGTCAAGAGTGCTGCCGGCGATCAAAGAGCTGTCGACCGACGTCAAAACCGGCAAGCAGTTCCGCGTGGCGACCAACGTCACGATGGCAGGCATTTTTTACAACAAAAAAATCTTTAACGAACTGGGTTTAAAGGAAGCGCTTACTTGGGATGAATTCCAGTCGAACCTGCAGACGATCAAGGACAAAAAGCCCGACGTCGTGCCGATGTTTCTGGCCGGCCGGGACTCGTGGACGCTCGGGCATTTAATCGAATTTATGCCGCACGGCGTCATTAAGCAGAATCTGGGCGTGAACGGCTCGCGCCAGGCGTTTATCAATAACGAATCGGATAAGCTTGCATTCGATGCCGAAGGCGGCTCGATCGACACGTTTGCGAAGCGGCTGCTTGACCTGAACAAAGCCGGACTGATCAATGCGGACGCTTTGACGGCCACCTACGACAACCAGAAGGAAGCGTTCGCGACCGGCAAAGCGGCCGTGATCAGCCAAGGGATGTGGGTACTCGGCGACCTGCTGAAAATCAACCCGGACATCGCAAATGACATCGGCTTCAGCCCGTTCCCGGCCATCATGGACGGAACGAAACCGGTCGTCTTGTCCGCAGACGATTCGCGGTATGCGATTACGTCGGCTTCCAAGCATCCGGAAGAAGCGAAGAAATTCCTTGAGTTCCTGTTCAAGCCGGAAAATCTGCAGGCGTACAGCGAATTCCTCAAGTCGCCGCCGGCCTTCACCGACGTCACCGCCAACTGGGGACCGCTGAAGGATCAGGCAAACGCGGCTTTGCAAACGGGCGTCAACATTCCGTTTACGGAGACGCCTTCCGGCTTCTCCGGCGACGATGCCGGCAAAATGGTGCAGGAGCTGCTCGCGGGCAAGTACACCTCCATTGAGTTTGCCAAGGCGTACCGCAAAGCATGGGACAAAGCGTGGAATGCCACGCATAAGTAG
- a CDS encoding carbohydrate ABC transporter permease: MPLFRAVSNRLHYFMAVPAIVLFALFFIYPLTQGIGISLTDSNGVTQPNFIGLQNFLDFFHDDRAKTDIFNTVFFALGSAPLLNLFGFLYALVLDRTFKGKSVVRALVYLPAVISPLIMGYVWYFILQPGRGFLFHILESMGLKGGNWLAEANSAIVVLILVNVWQFVGMTMIIYLAGLQSIPKELYEAAEIDGAGSGKKLRYITIPMLVQSIKINVVTNIIGSLSVFEIIIALTDGGPGYSTESLSIYILRMLYGSFTGYSTAVAMILFVMIVIPVFVFMRFIRKQEFEM, encoded by the coding sequence GTGCCACTTTTTCGCGCGGTATCGAATCGGTTGCACTATTTCATGGCGGTTCCGGCTATCGTGCTGTTCGCTTTATTTTTCATCTACCCGCTAACGCAAGGAATCGGGATCAGCCTGACGGATTCAAACGGCGTTACGCAGCCGAACTTTATCGGTTTGCAAAACTTTCTGGATTTCTTTCACGACGACCGGGCGAAAACGGACATTTTCAACACCGTGTTTTTTGCGCTCGGAAGCGCTCCGCTGCTCAATTTGTTCGGCTTTTTGTATGCGCTTGTACTCGACCGTACGTTCAAAGGAAAAAGCGTCGTGCGCGCCCTCGTTTATTTGCCGGCCGTCATCAGCCCGCTCATTATGGGATACGTCTGGTACTTCATTTTGCAGCCGGGAAGAGGCTTTCTGTTTCACATCCTGGAAAGCATGGGTCTCAAAGGCGGCAACTGGCTGGCGGAAGCGAACTCGGCCATCGTTGTGCTTATCCTGGTCAATGTATGGCAGTTCGTCGGCATGACGATGATCATATACTTGGCGGGACTGCAGTCCATTCCGAAGGAGCTGTACGAGGCGGCCGAGATCGACGGGGCCGGTTCCGGCAAAAAGCTGCGTTATATCACGATTCCGATGCTCGTGCAATCGATCAAAATTAATGTCGTCACCAATATAATCGGCTCGCTCTCGGTGTTTGAAATTATTATCGCGTTAACCGACGGCGGTCCGGGGTACAGCACCGAATCGCTGAGCATTTACATTTTGCGCATGCTGTACGGCAGCTTCACCGGCTACTCGACGGCGGTCGCGATGATTCTGTTCGTCATGATCGTCATCCCCGTCTTTGTCTTTATGCGGTTTATCCGCAAGCAAGAGTTTGAAATGTAG
- a CDS encoding carbohydrate ABC transporter permease, whose protein sequence is MKSTRNLWIYAPVAVMALLSLIPFYILLYLSLNTPSRTMFDGVLMLPDFHFANYVEAWKSSKIGTATVNSLIITVGGVAIIVAASSMAGYAIARYSNKFHAVLFNTLLICMMIPAIIITVPLYSLMKSIGGINTHWAMILLMASNGLPFAVFLYTGFIKGLPREVEESAIIDGCTPFTAFWRVTFHFLRPVTAAVVILQGLAVWNNYGQAVFFLQRESMRTIPLAVSMFFQQYGAQWNLMAAASVIGLAPAVAAFLLFQKYFIKGITAGAVKG, encoded by the coding sequence ATGAAATCGACCCGCAATTTATGGATCTATGCACCCGTTGCCGTGATGGCGCTGCTGTCCCTGATTCCTTTTTATATCCTGCTTTACCTGTCGCTCAACACCCCGTCGCGGACGATGTTCGACGGCGTGCTGATGCTTCCCGATTTTCATTTCGCCAACTATGTCGAAGCTTGGAAGTCGTCGAAAATCGGCACGGCGACGGTCAACTCGCTCATTATAACGGTCGGCGGGGTCGCCATCATCGTCGCGGCGTCGAGCATGGCGGGGTATGCGATCGCGCGCTATTCGAACAAGTTTCACGCCGTGCTGTTCAACACGCTGCTGATCTGCATGATGATTCCGGCCATCATCATTACGGTGCCGCTCTACTCGCTGATGAAATCGATCGGCGGCATCAATACGCATTGGGCGATGATTTTGCTGATGGCGTCCAACGGCCTGCCGTTTGCCGTCTTTCTATACACCGGCTTTATTAAAGGGCTGCCGCGCGAAGTTGAGGAGTCGGCCATAATCGACGGCTGTACGCCGTTCACGGCGTTTTGGCGGGTGACGTTTCACTTTTTGCGACCGGTGACGGCGGCTGTGGTCATTTTGCAAGGATTGGCGGTATGGAACAATTACGGCCAGGCCGTCTTTTTTTTGCAAAGGGAGTCGATGCGGACCATTCCTTTGGCGGTTTCGATGTTTTTTCAACAGTATGGCGCGCAGTGGAACTTAATGGCGGCGGCGTCCGTCATCGGGCTTGCGCCGGCGGTGGCCGCGTTTCTCTTGTTCCAAAAATATTTTATAAAAGGGATAACTGCAGGGGCAGTTAAAGGGTGA
- a CDS encoding glycoside hydrolase family 66 protein gives MTMVPVLKDVYPLKAQYMKGEPVEIAIEIENFYDYDYSVQLEIGIMDLNRTLSLETIVLKLPPQAVMTHVLTTGPYQTKMGGFGVDVLLHGGEAEPQRLSGSFDVVADWRKSLRYGFLSDFHPREAGDEQDVALLNKLHLNLVQFYDWMYRHDDLVSPEEVFTDLMGRELSLGVVKKKIELCHRYGMKAIAYGAVYAASRAFYDRHPDWALYYNNGKVIDFIDIFCIMNIAEQSPWHRHIIAEYRKAVEQVDFDGIHMDTYGYPKTGFSRLGGELKPERLDGQFPVLIANTRRELEQVRDDVCLIFNNVGNWPVDTVAAAPQDAVYIEVWNPYERYHHIAQIIAWAQQHGGGKPVILAAYLAPFRLEPAEQIDRAHVSALLLSAVIFSHGANHLLLGENGGVLTQGYYADYSVASDAFIREIRNYYDFMIRYLHVLYAPSLRDVSMTHVEGDNLEYVFAGAPMSTYGEAGKVWTVVRENEAYKLISFINMTNNDEDYWNRGKKRPAPQGPVTVRILMDREAESVFIASPDAGMGAPREVAAVYEDSPRGLTLTVTIPELHIWDLLVVEKGEKGALRGQV, from the coding sequence ATGACGATGGTTCCGGTGTTAAAAGATGTCTATCCGCTCAAAGCGCAGTATATGAAAGGCGAGCCGGTTGAAATCGCGATCGAAATCGAAAATTTTTACGATTACGACTATTCGGTGCAGCTGGAAATCGGCATCATGGATTTGAACCGTACGCTGTCCTTGGAAACGATTGTGCTGAAGCTTCCTCCGCAGGCGGTCATGACTCATGTGCTGACAACGGGGCCGTACCAGACGAAAATGGGCGGTTTTGGCGTCGATGTGCTGCTGCACGGGGGAGAAGCGGAGCCGCAGCGGCTGTCGGGTTCTTTCGACGTCGTTGCCGACTGGCGGAAATCGCTGCGGTACGGATTTTTGAGCGATTTCCATCCGCGGGAGGCGGGCGACGAGCAGGATGTCGCGCTGCTGAATAAGCTGCATCTCAATTTGGTGCAGTTCTACGATTGGATGTACCGCCATGACGATCTCGTCTCGCCCGAAGAAGTGTTCACCGATTTGATGGGCAGGGAACTGAGCCTGGGCGTCGTGAAGAAAAAGATCGAGCTCTGCCATAGGTACGGGATGAAGGCGATCGCGTACGGAGCGGTTTATGCCGCCAGCCGGGCCTTCTACGATCGGCATCCGGACTGGGCGCTGTATTATAACAACGGCAAAGTCATCGACTTTATCGATATCTTCTGCATTATGAATATTGCGGAGCAGTCCCCTTGGCACCGCCACATTATCGCCGAATACCGGAAAGCGGTGGAGCAGGTCGATTTCGACGGCATCCATATGGACACTTACGGCTATCCGAAGACAGGATTTTCCAGGCTCGGCGGCGAGCTGAAGCCGGAGCGTCTGGACGGGCAGTTTCCCGTGCTGATTGCGAATACCCGCAGGGAGCTGGAGCAGGTCAGGGACGACGTCTGCCTTATTTTCAACAACGTCGGCAACTGGCCGGTCGACACGGTAGCGGCCGCTCCGCAGGATGCCGTCTACATTGAAGTCTGGAACCCGTACGAGCGGTACCATCACATTGCGCAGATTATTGCCTGGGCGCAGCAGCACGGCGGCGGCAAACCGGTCATTTTGGCCGCTTATTTGGCGCCGTTCCGGCTCGAGCCGGCCGAACAGATCGACCGGGCGCACGTGTCCGCGCTGCTGCTGTCCGCCGTTATTTTCTCCCATGGGGCGAACCATCTGCTGCTCGGGGAAAACGGCGGCGTGCTGACGCAGGGCTATTATGCCGACTATTCGGTCGCATCGGACGCTTTCATCCGCGAAATCCGCAATTATTACGATTTCATGATCCGTTATTTGCACGTGCTGTACGCACCGTCGCTGCGCGACGTGTCGATGACCCATGTCGAGGGGGACAACCTCGAGTATGTGTTCGCCGGCGCGCCGATGTCCACCTACGGCGAAGCCGGCAAGGTGTGGACGGTCGTCCGGGAAAACGAAGCGTACAAGCTGATCAGCTTCATTAACATGACGAACAATGATGAGGATTATTGGAACCGGGGGAAAAAGCGGCCGGCCCCTCAAGGCCCGGTTACGGTACGCATTCTGATGGACCGCGAAGCCGAGTCCGTGTTCATCGCCAGCCCGGATGCGGGCATGGGTGCGCCGCGAGAGGTTGCCGCCGTATACGAGGACAGCCCGCGCGGCTTAACGCTCACGGTTACGATACCGGAGCTGCATATATGGGATTTACTGGTGGTGGAAAAAGGAGAAAAAGGAGCGCTTCGCGGGCAGGTTTGA
- a CDS encoding glycoside hydrolase family 66 protein: protein MKQMNARSCLALLVSLLLLSGVVPLPAKAAASGMIKRVYTDKARYNPGSSAVIKVDMKNDSGSAYNGSVNLTIHHLETQVYQTSQTVSLSAGASTTVTFNWTVPNQDFKGYFVSVSAGSSAGATAIDVSSKWTRYPRYGYMTEFPVGESSSATDARVKQTVEDYHTNAFQLYDWMWRHENMIKRTNGTVDSSWTDWSGKHTMSWPTIQNLISSMHNYNAAAMPYTMTYAALQDYENISGVSPQWGMFHDNLHQSQLGFDFDDNNPNTDMWLFNPASSGWQNYIFGQYRDIIATAGFDGVHLDQMGERSDPYDYNGGTIDLDKSFSGFINNLRGNLNSNGYADKVITFNNVDGASTGWAFNDVTKNANYDFSYTEIWGHADDYIELKDLIDQGRRNNGQKAMVLAAYMNFEENTGTRYEAESASLNGVNVNTNHPGYTGSGFVDGFGETGDYVQFTISVPEEGWYGLVFDYANDTGTNNSRSLYVDGTFVKQLKYFLDQPNWDTWKFDESATVWLTPGTHTVKLAKEANDTGYINLDSLTLGTFNEPSVRLTQAAIAASGALRIEMGEGDQMLGHPYFPNRAKQMRNSLKEATKDYYNFITAYENLLYDPDVFNNDSGSQFVEIAGQSVSGEGAAGSVWQMMKRSPDYTIVHLINLLNSTDTKWRNSDNAPTTLTNQAVKVYIGGDESISNVYLASPEISMGATQELSFTTGTDSKGKYVSFTLPSLQYWDMVYMKRSLTAPTNDIYEAENAVKVNLGVNTDHSGYTGSGYVDQFADVNDGLAFTVKAATTDDHVLRFRYANGGSDATRDVFVDGVFAGTIGFKGLGDWDTWGFGELTVSLKQGVHTVTLWKRVSNTGAINLDHLDLDKTYVWQFDRQITSVPAGYRVTFRTGASGWVHSGTNNWQNVTDSMMRPNGSGNDDLDYEISVGPFASGTTVDATFLWDDNGNGVLEESTDRWEGTDFHISVE from the coding sequence ATGAAGCAAATGAACGCCAGATCTTGTTTGGCTTTGCTCGTCTCGCTTTTGTTATTGTCGGGGGTCGTCCCGCTCCCGGCGAAGGCGGCTGCAAGCGGAATGATCAAACGGGTGTATACCGATAAAGCGAGGTACAACCCCGGAAGCAGCGCCGTGATCAAGGTGGACATGAAAAATGATTCCGGTTCCGCGTATAACGGCAGCGTTAATTTGACGATTCATCATCTTGAGACGCAGGTGTATCAGACGAGTCAGACAGTTAGTCTGTCCGCTGGAGCTTCAACAACGGTAACGTTTAACTGGACGGTCCCGAACCAGGATTTCAAGGGATATTTTGTAAGCGTTTCCGCGGGATCGTCAGCCGGAGCGACGGCTATCGATGTATCCAGCAAGTGGACAAGGTATCCGCGTTACGGATATATGACGGAATTCCCGGTTGGCGAGTCCTCGTCGGCTACGGATGCCCGGGTGAAACAAACGGTGGAGGATTACCATACGAACGCGTTTCAATTGTACGACTGGATGTGGCGGCACGAAAACATGATCAAGCGGACGAACGGAACCGTCGACAGCTCCTGGACCGATTGGAGCGGCAAACATACGATGTCGTGGCCGACGATCCAAAATTTGATCTCGTCCATGCATAACTACAATGCGGCCGCGATGCCGTATACGATGACCTATGCGGCGCTGCAGGATTACGAGAATATTTCCGGCGTCAGCCCACAGTGGGGCATGTTCCATGATAACCTGCACCAGAGCCAGCTCGGCTTCGACTTCGACGACAACAATCCGAATACGGACATGTGGCTGTTCAATCCGGCGAGCAGCGGCTGGCAAAACTATATTTTCGGACAATACCGCGATATTATCGCCACGGCCGGCTTTGACGGCGTCCACCTGGATCAAATGGGCGAGCGTTCCGATCCGTACGATTATAACGGCGGCACGATCGACCTGGACAAAAGTTTTTCCGGATTCATCAACAATTTGCGCGGCAATTTGAACAGCAACGGTTACGCGGACAAAGTGATCACGTTCAACAACGTCGACGGGGCTTCAACCGGATGGGCGTTCAACGACGTGACGAAAAACGCGAACTATGACTTCAGCTACACCGAAATATGGGGGCATGCGGACGATTATATCGAGCTGAAAGATTTGATCGACCAAGGCAGGCGCAACAACGGCCAAAAAGCGATGGTGCTGGCGGCTTATATGAATTTTGAAGAAAATACGGGCACCCGCTACGAGGCGGAGTCGGCTTCGCTGAACGGCGTGAACGTAAACACGAATCATCCCGGATATACGGGCAGCGGTTTTGTTGACGGCTTCGGGGAGACCGGCGATTATGTCCAGTTTACGATTTCGGTGCCGGAGGAAGGCTGGTACGGTCTCGTATTCGACTACGCCAACGATACCGGAACGAACAACTCCCGCAGCTTGTATGTAGACGGCACATTCGTCAAGCAGCTGAAATATTTCCTGGATCAGCCGAATTGGGACACCTGGAAATTTGACGAATCGGCAACCGTCTGGCTGACCCCGGGCACGCATACGGTGAAACTTGCCAAAGAGGCGAACGATACCGGCTATATTAATCTCGACAGCCTCACGCTGGGCACGTTCAATGAACCGTCCGTTCGGTTGACGCAGGCAGCGATTGCGGCAAGCGGCGCGCTCCGCATTGAAATGGGAGAAGGCGACCAAATGCTCGGCCATCCTTACTTTCCGAACCGCGCCAAGCAAATGCGCAACAGTTTGAAGGAAGCGACAAAGGACTACTACAATTTTATAACGGCCTACGAAAATTTATTGTATGACCCGGATGTGTTCAACAACGATTCCGGTAGCCAGTTTGTGGAGATTGCGGGGCAGTCCGTGAGCGGCGAAGGGGCGGCCGGTTCGGTGTGGCAGATGATGAAACGAAGCCCGGATTATACAATCGTCCATTTGATCAACCTGCTGAACAGCACCGATACGAAATGGAGGAACTCCGACAATGCGCCGACTACGCTGACGAATCAGGCGGTAAAAGTGTATATCGGCGGCGACGAGTCGATCTCGAACGTATATTTGGCGTCACCGGAAATTTCGATGGGGGCTACCCAGGAGCTTTCGTTCACGACCGGTACCGACAGCAAAGGGAAGTACGTCTCCTTCACGCTGCCGTCCCTTCAATATTGGGATATGGTCTACATGAAGCGCTCTCTGACGGCGCCGACGAACGATATTTATGAAGCCGAAAACGCGGTGAAAGTTAATTTGGGCGTGAATACCGATCATTCCGGGTATACCGGCAGCGGATATGTCGATCAATTCGCCGATGTGAACGACGGGCTTGCGTTTACGGTAAAAGCGGCAACGACCGACGATCACGTGCTGCGGTTCCGGTACGCGAACGGAGGGTCCGATGCAACCCGCGACGTTTTCGTGGACGGAGTTTTTGCCGGCACGATCGGCTTTAAAGGATTAGGAGACTGGGATACTTGGGGCTTCGGAGAGCTGACCGTTTCATTGAAGCAGGGCGTTCATACCGTAACGCTTTGGAAACGGGTCTCGAATACCGGAGCGATTAATTTGGATCATTTGGACTTGGATAAAACGTATGTCTGGCAGTTTGACCGTCAAATCACCTCGGTTCCCGCCGGTTACCGGGTCACGTTCCGGACGGGCGCGTCGGGATGGGTGCACTCGGGAACGAACAATTGGCAAAACGTTACCGATTCAATGATGCGGCCTAACGGATCGGGCAACGATGACCTGGACTACGAAATTTCCGTTGGGCCGTTCGCATCGGGCACGACCGTCGATGCCACGTTCCTGTGGGACGACAATGGAAACGGCGTGCTTGAGGAGAGCACCGACCGCTGGGAAGGAACGGATTTTCATATTTCGGTAGAGTGA
- a CDS encoding carbohydrate-binding protein, giving the protein MKRVLTRELSKFLIGLLAVILCFSLAAGTGFARDSAATRKGVPPLYWMAYETPFTTNTPLTEARWKANVDWFAANFLPYGYDMVSTDGWIEGATMTNANGYILSYNDSWITNNPASETVTGTDTWADWGGYVQSKGLKLGVYYNPLWVSPFAVEDTSKKVAGRPGISIRDIVDLNYDCDGDGIADGDRFNTGQPNPLYWVDVTKPGAEEYVKGYVNYFKSIGAKFLRVDFLSWYENGKEGTTPLTCKKDENGNGYGQQKDHGRANYETALRWMSEAAGDDLTLSLVMPHLYNHGEIEKKYGDMIRIDEDVFGGGWDHISGRRQTWRNGWSQWANPFQGLTGFSDLAGRTSMINDADFLRMNTFSGPYADNERKTAVSLLTMAGAPIAVADQYDTIGSSAPIYQNPEMIELPKSGFAGKPVYLSGAPYEPETDGQNDTGSRDTERWAGQLPNGDWVVGLFNRSDANKTLSMNFASVLGLQTDALVRDLWAHEELGYKTSHSVDLAPHDSSVFKVIPKTFTRKYEAEVTALTGGASFNNDHTGYSAFGFAQKLDTPGAKATFAIEVPEAGTYKLNLRYANAKGADSTVTLRVEDADKNQIASPHTVVLPNLPDWNTWADKTESVTLAKGLNLVQLDFTSGDTGGINLDYIELLGRTGNAAVNPGFETGGIDGWTEWHPGGQAAAYGVDSADVHGGTNKLYFYAASKYQQSIHQTISGLANGTYIVSAWVKRQHAVPDVSRMEISQHGTPQVNVTINGSGQYEQISATVPVTSGTLDVGFYVSSPGGTSLQIDDVRVERADIPLFNSDFADVYHHWSRKGDIAYSKISAEAGGNKYADLYGTQPFTNDLFQYANLTAGTYTLQAKVRRSGTFNNAVIYADASGQSYTAAVPASADWTTVTIPGIEVTGEGEAAKLGFWTDAGAGSWLHIDDVELIKNEPGQQAMGSYVSHAQQGNAVTFTLSNTPKVRIEFIKPEIAKVWMEPGGMFDKDSSFTVDSESSAPVSYTVSDQGGYIRMMSSGLTVRVNKSPFRIDYYDASNTSYITGERSASGLAYGSGTRVYEYMNMDPGERFYGLGIDRDAQSLDRRGKRVVMDNVMSGGYGGNTSDISGTFFTSTKGYGIFSTIRI; this is encoded by the coding sequence ATGAAACGCGTTTTGACGCGAGAGCTATCAAAATTTTTGATCGGTTTGTTGGCCGTGATCCTCTGCTTTAGCTTGGCGGCGGGAACAGGATTTGCCCGGGACAGTGCAGCGACCCGCAAAGGCGTGCCGCCGCTGTACTGGATGGCATATGAAACGCCGTTTACGACGAACACGCCGCTTACGGAAGCCCGCTGGAAAGCGAATGTGGACTGGTTTGCGGCGAATTTTTTGCCTTACGGCTACGATATGGTCAGCACGGACGGCTGGATCGAAGGCGCGACGATGACGAACGCGAACGGATATATTTTAAGCTACAACGATTCGTGGATCACGAACAACCCTGCGTCGGAAACGGTTACGGGCACCGACACGTGGGCCGATTGGGGCGGCTATGTGCAGAGCAAAGGGCTCAAGCTGGGCGTCTATTACAATCCGCTCTGGGTTTCGCCGTTCGCCGTTGAGGATACGAGCAAAAAGGTGGCCGGCAGGCCGGGCATCAGCATCCGCGACATTGTGGACTTGAATTACGACTGCGACGGCGACGGCATCGCCGACGGCGACCGGTTCAATACGGGACAGCCGAATCCGCTCTATTGGGTCGATGTGACGAAACCGGGAGCCGAGGAATACGTGAAGGGCTACGTCAACTATTTCAAATCGATCGGCGCGAAGTTTCTGAGGGTCGATTTTCTGTCCTGGTACGAGAACGGCAAAGAAGGAACGACGCCGTTAACGTGCAAAAAAGACGAGAACGGCAACGGCTACGGCCAGCAAAAAGATCACGGGCGCGCCAATTACGAGACAGCGCTGCGCTGGATGTCCGAAGCGGCCGGAGACGATTTGACGCTTAGCCTCGTCATGCCGCATCTGTACAATCACGGCGAGATTGAGAAAAAATACGGCGACATGATCCGCATTGACGAGGATGTGTTCGGCGGCGGCTGGGACCATATTAGCGGCAGAAGGCAAACGTGGAGGAACGGCTGGTCGCAGTGGGCCAATCCGTTTCAGGGACTGACGGGCTTTTCCGATCTGGCCGGACGCACCTCGATGATCAATGACGCCGATTTCCTGCGGATGAACACGTTCAGCGGCCCTTACGCGGACAACGAGCGGAAAACGGCCGTGTCGCTGCTGACGATGGCCGGCGCTCCGATTGCCGTTGCGGATCAGTACGATACGATCGGATCATCCGCGCCGATTTATCAAAATCCGGAAATGATCGAGCTGCCGAAAAGCGGCTTTGCCGGAAAACCGGTCTACCTTAGCGGAGCGCCTTATGAACCGGAGACAGACGGGCAAAACGATACCGGCAGCCGCGATACCGAGCGCTGGGCGGGGCAGCTGCCGAATGGGGATTGGGTGGTCGGGCTGTTCAACCGCTCCGATGCGAACAAAACGCTCTCCATGAACTTTGCAAGCGTCCTTGGCCTGCAAACGGATGCGCTCGTGCGCGACCTGTGGGCTCATGAGGAACTGGGCTACAAGACGTCACATTCGGTTGATCTGGCCCCTCACGACAGCTCTGTCTTTAAAGTGATCCCGAAAACATTCACCCGCAAATACGAAGCGGAAGTGACGGCACTAACGGGCGGCGCCTCGTTCAACAACGACCATACGGGATATTCCGCTTTCGGGTTTGCCCAGAAGCTGGACACTCCGGGGGCGAAAGCGACGTTTGCCATCGAAGTTCCGGAGGCGGGAACGTATAAGCTTAATCTGCGTTACGCGAATGCCAAAGGCGCGGACAGCACCGTCACGCTGCGCGTCGAAGATGCCGACAAGAACCAGATCGCGAGTCCGCATACCGTCGTGCTGCCGAATTTACCGGACTGGAACACGTGGGCCGATAAAACGGAGTCCGTCACTTTGGCGAAAGGTCTTAATCTGGTTCAGCTCGATTTTACGTCCGGCGATACCGGCGGCATCAACCTCGATTATATCGAGCTGCTAGGCCGAACAGGTAATGCCGCGGTCAATCCCGGGTTTGAAACCGGCGGCATCGACGGCTGGACGGAGTGGCATCCGGGCGGGCAGGCGGCCGCATACGGCGTCGACTCCGCCGACGTGCACGGCGGGACGAACAAGCTTTACTTTTATGCGGCATCGAAATACCAGCAGAGCATCCATCAGACGATCAGCGGACTGGCAAACGGAACATATATCGTATCGGCATGGGTGAAGCGTCAGCATGCGGTACCGGATGTGTCCCGTATGGAAATTTCGCAGCACGGCACGCCGCAGGTCAATGTCACCATTAACGGCAGCGGCCAGTATGAGCAAATTTCGGCAACCGTGCCGGTGACGAGCGGAACGCTGGACGTCGGTTTTTACGTCTCTTCGCCGGGCGGAACTTCGCTGCAGATCGACGATGTGCGGGTGGAACGGGCGGATATCCCGCTTTTCAACTCCGATTTCGCGGACGTTTACCATCATTGGTCGCGCAAGGGCGACATAGCCTATTCAAAAATCAGTGCCGAAGCGGGCGGCAATAAATATGCCGATTTGTACGGCACGCAGCCGTTCACGAACGATTTGTTCCAATATGCGAATTTGACGGCGGGGACGTACACGCTCCAGGCGAAGGTGCGACGCAGCGGCACATTCAACAATGCGGTCATCTACGCCGACGCCTCCGGACAGTCATACACGGCGGCCGTTCCCGCTTCTGCGGATTGGACGACGGTCACGATCCCCGGCATCGAAGTGACGGGAGAAGGCGAAGCGGCGAAGCTCGGCTTTTGGACCGATGCCGGTGCCGGCAGCTGGCTCCACATCGACGATGTGGAGCTGATTAAGAACGAACCCGGACAGCAGGCGATGGGCAGCTATGTATCCCATGCGCAGCAAGGCAATGCGGTCACGTTTACGCTCAGCAATACGCCGAAAGTGAGGATCGAGTTCATCAAACCGGAGATCGCCAAAGTATGGATGGAGCCGGGCGGCATGTTCGATAAAGACAGCTCGTTTACGGTCGACAGCGAGTCATCCGCTCCGGTATCTTACACGGTCAGCGACCAGGGCGGCTATATCCGCATGATGT